The genomic stretch AATAATCCATAAATTTTCTCCACATCGGCGCCGCCACATAAATTCCATCTGCTCCTTCTTTCATCGGGCTATAATCATTATTCCCCGCCCAAACACCAACTGCAATTGAAGGAGTGTACCCCACGGTCCATGCGTCCCGAAAATCCTGAGTAGTTCCGGTTTTTGCAGCCACAGTTTTTCCGGGAATATTGAGCGGATTATTAGTTCCAAAAACATAAGAACGAGAATTATTGTCTGACATAATAGACGCCACCTTTCTTGCCACTTGAGGATCCATCACGAGCTTCTCCTGAAGATCCATATTTTTTTCATTCCCATTGCTTTCGACAATTTTAGTTATAGAACGTACTGGATTTCTTTTTCCGTCATTGGCAAAAACCGAAAAAGCAGAAGTCTCTTCCGTAAGTTCCATTTCCCCTCCGCCCAAAGCTAAAGACAAACCATAAGTATTGGTTCTGGTTAAGGTTGTAATCCCAAGACGCTTGGCCAGTTCAATAGTATCGCTTATTCCTGCCAAATATAATGTCTTTACTGCCGGAATATTCAGCGATCCGGCTAAAGCTTTTCTCATCGGAACCAATCCATTAAAATTTCCACTGTAATTATTCGGAATGTAATCTTTTCCCGAACCATCCGGACCAAAATTAGTCGGCGCATCAAAAAGCATCGTCTCCGGCTGAAATCCTTTCTCAAAAGCTTTAGCATACACTATCGGCTTAAAAGAAGAACCCGGTTGCCTTTTGGCTGTAGCTACGTTAAATTTCCCGTCAATTTGAGCATCATAATAATCACGACTGCCAACCATCGCCAAAATATCTCCCGTTTTTGGATCAACTGCCACCATTGCTCCATTGGAAAAATTATATTTAATTCCATTCGCAAGTACATAGTTTTTGACTATTGACTCGGCATTTTTCTGCATATCCCAGTTAAGCGTGGTATAAATCTTGAGCCCTCCTTGCTCGATCATATTCTGATCATAATTTTTTTCCAATTGTTCTTTGACATACATCACAAAATGCGGCGCATCGATTGTTTCCTTTAGCGGTTGGACTCTTGCCAGAGTATCGATTTGCATCGCATCTTCTACTGCTTTTTTCTGCTCTGCGGTGGCAACTTGGTCTTTCAATTTCCCCAATATAAATTTCTGTCTGGCTTCCAAAAGATCAGTATGGCTTCCATAGGGAGAATAAGTCGTGGTGGCTTTGGGAAGCGCGGCCAGCATCGCCGCCTCATCGATGGTTAAATCCTTGGATTTTTTCCCAAAAAATGTTTGAGAGGCCGATTCTATTCCATAAGTATTGGATCCATAGGGTATTTCATTCAAATAAAAATCCATAATTTCATCCTTTGAATATCTCATTTCTATTTTAAAGGCCAAAGCGACTTCTTTCATCTTTCTTTCCCAACTTTTTTCTCGAGTGAGAAAAGCATTTCGCGCCAGTTGTTGAGTAATAGTTGAAGCT from Parcubacteria group bacterium encodes the following:
- a CDS encoding PBP1A family penicillin-binding protein, coding for MVILPFLKKKKKIKPWVKGVLWIFFCFLSLIFTVGSSFVVYFFFNTPQAELMHRKVAQTSTIYDRTGEHVLYEMHGEENRKVISHDEIPDVMRLATIVVEDNNFYSHHGVDLVSILRSIKANVQNSGLSQGASTITQQLARNAFLTREKSWERKMKEVALAFKIEMRYSKDEIMDFYLNEIPYGSNTYGIESASQTFFGKKSKDLTIDEAAMLAALPKATTTYSPYGSHTDLLEARQKFILGKLKDQVATAEQKKAVEDAMQIDTLARVQPLKETIDAPHFVMYVKEQLEKNYDQNMIEQGGLKIYTTLNWDMQKNAESIVKNYVLANGIKYNFSNGAMVAVDPKTGDILAMVGSRDYYDAQIDGKFNVATAKRQPGSSFKPIVYAKAFEKGFQPETMLFDAPTNFGPDGSGKDYIPNNYSGNFNGLVPMRKALAGSLNIPAVKTLYLAGISDTIELAKRLGITTLTRTNTYGLSLALGGGEMELTEETSAFSVFANDGKRNPVRSITKIVESNGNEKNMDLQEKLVMDPQVARKVASIMSDNNSRSYVFGTNNPLNIPGKTVAAKTGTTQDFRDAWTVGYTPSIAVGVWAGNNDYSPMKEGADGIYVAAPMWRKFMDYYFANKPAYAKDSMGEQDEKFLDYIKMSSDKMFITGNAGCSLDNNADNSSSKKKKKKDDKCKIEHDILYYIDKDDPLGPTEPNYNDPMAARWDAGIGQGGDNSSDKKK